A genomic segment from candidate division WOR-3 bacterium encodes:
- a CDS encoding DUF1361 domain-containing protein, producing MKSLKHVTGQNLGRYKYTIISFSALYALSILGCAMIFVRRLYTGRYFFLYLVWNLFLAWAPLLFSVLINAASYLRFKKLKIVLMPFFGFVWLLFFPNAPYMVTDFIHFRNSGTFLVWYDLVIYLIFILTGFFIGFVSLYIVKKTIDQIFNQYASFVCMFIAMFLGSYAIYIGRFVRHNSWDAILNPFGIIMSFLSNINIQSVVFSAIFSALLTLIYTFLYGLTHLEHEIKG from the coding sequence ATGAAAAGTTTAAAACATGTAACGGGTCAGAATCTGGGGCGTTATAAATACACAATTATCAGTTTTTCAGCTCTTTACGCCCTTTCAATTTTAGGTTGCGCAATGATTTTTGTGAGAAGGCTATACACGGGTAGATATTTTTTTCTTTATCTGGTTTGGAATTTGTTTCTCGCTTGGGCTCCTTTGTTGTTTTCGGTATTGATAAACGCGGCATCCTACTTGAGATTTAAAAAATTGAAAATTGTATTAATGCCCTTTTTTGGTTTTGTCTGGCTTTTGTTTTTCCCGAACGCGCCCTACATGGTGACAGACTTCATCCATTTCAGGAACAGCGGCACTTTTCTCGTCTGGTATGATCTCGTTATTTATCTGATATTTATTCTGACGGGTTTTTTTATCGGTTTTGTCTCTTTGTATATCGTCAAGAAAACAATAGACCAGATATTCAATCAATACGCGAGTTTTGTTTGCATGTTTATTGCTATGTTTCTGGGAAGTTATGCTATTTACATCGGAAGGTTTGTCCGTCACAACAGTTGGGACGCGATACTCAACCCTTTCGGAATAATTATGAGTTTTTTATCGAATATAAATATACAATCGGTTGTATTTTCGGCGATTTTTTCAGCTTTGCTGACCCTAATATACACTTTTCTCTACGGCTTGACCCATCTTGAACATGAAATTAAGGGATAG